The following proteins are co-located in the Cetobacterium sp. NK01 genome:
- a CDS encoding NCS2 family permease yields MEEDLELVRDEGLGSKSKLDRYFKISERGSDVKTELFAGLTTFMTMAYILAVIPGTLSKTGIPFSGAFAATALSSAIATSLAALFNFPFGLGPSLGMNAFFVFSVVLGQGHSWQYALTAVAISGVCLLILTVTRVREKLFDVIPFNIKMAMIAGIGLFIALIGLVSGGIVVAGQGTVVTLGNLKDPRAVLTLVGVFLTGSLMYKNIKGSMFWGIIGTAIIGFFMGVTKLPTSWQVIPDLKSTVFQFVGMNEILTPNMALVVFTFLFVAIFDTVGTLIGLGGKANLLDENDNLPGVTKACLCDSIGTIMAGFLGTSLVGTFVESASGIAEGGKTGLTALTTSILFVIALFLSPLFIMIPASATAPVLIIVGLLMVTAIKAINFDDITEGIPAFLTIILMPLTYSIADGIVIGILSYVALKVLTGKFKDVTKVMAVLAILFVVKIMFI; encoded by the coding sequence ATGGAAGAAGATTTAGAATTGGTAAGAGATGAGGGGTTAGGAAGTAAATCAAAATTGGATCGATATTTTAAAATTAGTGAAAGGGGATCTGATGTAAAGACAGAATTATTTGCAGGGTTAACGACATTTATGACAATGGCTTATATTTTGGCAGTTATACCAGGAACACTTTCAAAAACTGGAATACCATTTTCAGGAGCATTTGCAGCGACAGCATTATCATCGGCAATAGCAACGTCTTTAGCTGCGTTGTTTAATTTTCCATTTGGATTAGGACCATCTTTAGGTATGAATGCGTTCTTTGTATTTTCAGTTGTTTTAGGTCAAGGACATAGTTGGCAGTATGCTTTAACAGCAGTTGCAATATCTGGAGTTTGCTTATTGATATTAACTGTAACAAGAGTTAGAGAAAAACTATTTGATGTAATTCCATTTAATATTAAAATGGCAATGATTGCAGGAATTGGATTATTTATAGCTTTAATAGGTCTTGTAAGTGGTGGAATAGTTGTAGCGGGACAAGGAACTGTTGTAACTCTTGGAAACTTAAAGGACCCAAGAGCAGTATTAACACTTGTTGGAGTTTTTTTAACAGGATCATTAATGTATAAAAATATAAAAGGTTCAATGTTTTGGGGAATAATTGGAACTGCTATAATAGGATTTTTTATGGGAGTAACAAAATTACCTACAAGTTGGCAAGTGATTCCAGATTTGAAATCTACAGTTTTTCAATTTGTAGGAATGAATGAAATTTTAACACCAAATATGGCTTTAGTAGTATTTACATTTCTTTTCGTTGCAATATTTGATACAGTTGGAACTCTTATAGGACTTGGAGGAAAGGCAAATTTATTGGATGAAAATGATAACCTACCAGGAGTAACAAAAGCTTGTCTTTGTGACTCGATTGGAACTATAATGGCAGGATTTTTAGGAACATCTCTTGTTGGAACATTTGTTGAATCAGCTTCAGGAATAGCAGAAGGTGGAAAGACGGGGTTAACAGCATTAACAACATCAATACTTTTTGTAATAGCATTATTTTTATCACCATTATTTATTATGATACCGGCATCAGCTACAGCACCAGTATTGATTATAGTAGGACTTTTAATGGTAACAGCTATAAAAGCGATAAATTTTGATGATATAACAGAGGGAATACCAGCATTTTTAACAATTATTTTAATGCCATTAACATATAGTATAGCAGATGGAATTGTTATTGGAATTTTATCATATGTGGCTTTAAAAGTTTTAACTGGAAAATTTAAAGATGTAACAAAGGTAATGGCTGTTTTGGCAATTCTGTTTGTAGTAAAAATTATGTTTATTTAG
- the ssnA gene encoding putative aminohydrolase SsnA — MYIVGNGRVITQDDKNPYIENGAVVIKEDEIIEVGNFSDLRKKYSDAEIIDADDGIIMPGLINTHMHIYSSFARGMNIKGSTRNFDEILKNLWWKVDKSLSLDDIEYSAYATYMESIKNGVTTVIDHHASPMAITGSLERIAKVADHLGIRTSLCYEVSDRDGIEKAEEGIRENIEFIKYADRKNSDMIKGMFGIHASFTVSNETLEKCKKAMENIDVGYHIHVAEGITDLNDAQEKYGKRVVERLNEYGIFKENTIAVHCIHINDYELDILKNSGCNVIHNPESNMGNAVGCSPAIKMLEEGLIVGLGTDGYTADMIESLKVANILHKHELKDPTVGWKEAPLMLFRNNREIIKKQFGCNTGILKKGAKADIAIFDYIPHTELNENNYNSHIIFGISGRGATTTICNGKILMKKRKLINADEKSILEKARTISKQMWKSVEK; from the coding sequence ATGTATATTGTTGGAAATGGAAGAGTTATAACTCAAGATGATAAAAACCCATATATAGAAAATGGAGCTGTAGTAATAAAAGAAGACGAAATAATAGAAGTTGGAAATTTTAGTGATTTAAGAAAGAAGTATAGTGATGCTGAAATTATAGATGCAGATGATGGAATAATAATGCCAGGTCTCATAAATACTCATATGCATATATATTCAAGCTTTGCAAGAGGAATGAACATAAAGGGAAGTACAAGAAATTTTGATGAAATTCTTAAAAATCTTTGGTGGAAAGTAGATAAAAGTTTATCTCTAGATGATATTGAATATTCAGCATATGCAACATATATGGAAAGTATAAAAAATGGAGTAACAACAGTAATAGATCATCATGCTTCACCGATGGCAATAACGGGAAGTCTAGAGAGAATTGCTAAAGTTGCAGATCATTTAGGAATAAGAACTTCTTTATGTTATGAAGTTTCTGATAGGGATGGAATTGAGAAAGCAGAAGAGGGAATAAGAGAAAATATAGAGTTTATAAAATATGCTGATAGAAAAAATTCAGATATGATAAAAGGAATGTTTGGAATTCATGCTTCTTTTACAGTATCAAACGAAACTTTAGAAAAATGTAAGAAGGCTATGGAAAATATAGATGTTGGATATCATATTCATGTTGCTGAAGGAATAACAGATTTAAATGACGCTCAAGAAAAATATGGGAAAAGAGTTGTAGAAAGGCTTAATGAGTATGGAATATTTAAAGAAAATACAATAGCAGTTCATTGTATACATATTAATGATTATGAATTAGATATTTTAAAAAATTCAGGATGTAATGTTATCCATAATCCAGAATCAAATATGGGAAATGCAGTCGGTTGTTCTCCGGCGATAAAAATGTTAGAAGAAGGATTAATTGTAGGTCTTGGAACAGATGGGTATACAGCAGATATGATTGAATCTCTAAAAGTAGCTAATATTTTACATAAACATGAATTAAAGGATCCAACAGTAGGATGGAAAGAAGCTCCTTTAATGCTTTTTAGAAACAATCGAGAAATAATAAAAAAACAATTTGGATGTAATACGGGGATTTTAAAAAAGGGAGCAAAGGCAGACATAGCAATATTTGACTATATACCTCATACTGAGCTTAATGAAAATAACTATAATAGTCACATAATATTTGGAATTTCAGGAAGAGGAGCTACTACTACTATTTGTAATGGAAAAATTCTTATGAAAAAAAGAAAGCTTATTAATGCAGATGAGAAATCAATTTTAGAGAAAGCTAGAACAATTTCGAAACAAATGTGGAAAAGTGTAGAAAAATAA
- a CDS encoding N-acyl-D-amino-acid deacylase family protein, translating into MKTLIKNGLIVDGSGDQPYIGDILIEKEKIVAIEKSIDCKDIDRIIDAKDLVVAPGFIDTHSHSDLVILESPYNEVKARQGITTEILGQDGISMAPLPIEFISSWKKNLAGLDGTSESINWTYETTDGYLKQMEKSKVGLNYAYLVPHGNIRMEAMGLEGRAATEEEIKKMCEITRREMEAGAFGLSTGLIYIPCTYSETKELIEMCKVVAEFNGELVIHQRSEAGTILESMEEVIRIGKESGVKVHFSHFKVCGKQNWKYIDEVVNLLEKGEKEGVKISYDQYPYAAGSTMLGVVLPPWAHAGGTDKLMERLKNEEDRKKMKFDIENGIPGWDNFIEFAGFDQIFITSVVSKKNQDLVGKNLIEVGEIRKKDPYNATFDLLLEEENAVGMVDFYGLEEHIIKFLKRPEQNVCTDALLAKGKPHPRAYGSFPRVLGRYVREKQVLKLQEAIYKMTKKAAEAIGISERGELKPGMFADITIFDPKTIIDKGDYINPAQFPEGIQYVIVNGTPIIDDGIFKKVSPGKVIRRK; encoded by the coding sequence ATGAAAACTTTAATAAAAAATGGTCTCATAGTAGATGGTAGTGGAGATCAACCATATATTGGTGATATTCTCATAGAAAAAGAGAAAATAGTGGCTATTGAAAAAAGTATTGATTGTAAAGATATAGATAGAATAATTGATGCTAAAGATCTTGTTGTAGCTCCAGGATTTATAGATACGCATTCTCACTCTGATTTAGTAATTTTAGAAAGCCCTTACAATGAGGTAAAGGCTAGACAAGGAATAACTACAGAGATTTTAGGACAAGATGGAATTTCGATGGCGCCTTTGCCTATAGAGTTTATATCTTCTTGGAAAAAAAATCTAGCTGGTTTAGATGGAACTTCAGAAAGCATTAATTGGACATATGAAACAACTGATGGATATTTAAAACAGATGGAGAAAAGTAAAGTTGGACTTAATTATGCATATCTTGTTCCTCATGGAAATATACGTATGGAAGCTATGGGGTTAGAAGGAAGAGCAGCCACAGAAGAAGAAATTAAAAAAATGTGTGAAATAACTCGACGAGAAATGGAAGCAGGAGCTTTTGGTTTATCAACAGGTTTAATCTATATTCCTTGCACTTATTCAGAAACAAAAGAGTTAATAGAAATGTGTAAAGTTGTAGCAGAGTTTAATGGAGAATTAGTTATACATCAAAGATCAGAGGCAGGAACAATACTTGAATCAATGGAAGAGGTTATAAGAATCGGAAAAGAATCTGGAGTAAAAGTACATTTTTCTCATTTTAAAGTTTGTGGAAAACAAAATTGGAAATATATTGATGAAGTTGTAAACCTTTTGGAAAAAGGCGAAAAAGAAGGCGTAAAAATTAGTTATGATCAGTATCCTTATGCTGCTGGATCTACTATGTTAGGAGTAGTTCTTCCACCTTGGGCACATGCAGGAGGAACTGATAAACTGATGGAAAGATTAAAAAATGAAGAAGACAGAAAAAAAATGAAATTTGACATTGAAAATGGAATTCCTGGTTGGGATAACTTCATTGAATTTGCTGGATTTGATCAAATATTTATAACTTCAGTTGTTAGCAAGAAAAACCAAGATTTAGTTGGAAAAAATTTAATTGAAGTGGGAGAAATAAGAAAAAAAGACCCATATAATGCTACATTTGATTTACTTTTAGAGGAAGAAAATGCAGTTGGAATGGTTGATTTTTATGGACTTGAAGAACATATTATAAAGTTTTTAAAAAGACCTGAACAAAATGTCTGTACAGATGCTCTTTTAGCTAAAGGAAAACCTCATCCAAGAGCATATGGATCATTTCCAAGAGTTTTAGGAAGATATGTGAGAGAAAAACAAGTTTTGAAACTCCAAGAGGCAATTTATAAGATGACTAAAAAAGCAGCAGAAGCAATAGGAATTTCTGAAAGAGGAGAGTTAAAACCTGGAATGTTTGCTGATATAACAATTTTTGATCCTAAAACAATAATAGATAAAGGTGATTATATAAATCCAGCTCAATTTCCAGAAGGAATACAATATGTTATTGTAAATGGAACTCCAATTATAGATGATGGTATTTTTAAAAAAGTATCACCAGGAAAGGTTATTAGAAGAAAATAA